In Candidatus Flexicrinis affinis, the following proteins share a genomic window:
- a CDS encoding ABC transporter ATP-binding protein: MSTPDVVLEVRGLTKRFPGVLANDHISLKVHRGEVLGLLGENGAGKSTLMNMIYGLYAPDEGEILVKGQPIRIKDPNDAIRAGIGMVHQHFQLVPVLTVTENVMLGNESVRGPFLDRRSARARIIEIAEQYGLHVDPDAMVQDLSVGVQQRVEIIKALYRKAEILILDEPSAVLTPQETEGLFSIMETLKSRGVSIIFITHKLKEVLRICDRIMVLRLGKVAGEADPKQSTQESLASMMVGREVLLRVDKAPAAPGDTVLEISHLNVLDDRKLPAVRDVSLMVRSGEIVGVAGVQGNGQTELVEALTGLRPVLGGHIGIAGKEVTHAPPRKVTEAGVAHVPEDRQKNGMVMPFPIKDNMRLQQYYQAPFSIGILSNERVIAEHADKLVKQYDVRTPGIDTNIGSLSGGNQQKVIIARELSRDSKLLVAAQPTRGLDVGSIEFIHKQIVRMRDEGVAVLLVSTELDEIMSLSDRIAVMYAGQIIDIVDAATATRESIGLLMAGVHSEAELKPEGTA, translated from the coding sequence ATGAGTACTCCAGACGTGGTGCTGGAAGTCCGCGGGCTGACGAAACGCTTTCCCGGCGTGCTCGCCAACGACCACATCAGCCTAAAGGTCCATCGCGGCGAAGTATTGGGGCTGCTGGGCGAGAACGGCGCAGGCAAGTCCACGCTGATGAACATGATCTACGGCCTGTATGCGCCGGACGAGGGTGAAATCCTCGTCAAAGGCCAGCCGATTCGCATTAAGGACCCGAACGACGCCATCCGCGCCGGAATCGGCATGGTTCACCAGCACTTCCAGTTGGTGCCGGTGCTGACCGTGACCGAAAACGTGATGCTGGGCAACGAAAGCGTGCGCGGTCCGTTCCTCGACCGCCGTTCTGCCCGCGCGCGGATCATTGAGATCGCCGAGCAGTACGGCCTGCACGTCGACCCTGACGCGATGGTGCAAGACCTGTCGGTGGGCGTGCAGCAGCGCGTCGAGATCATCAAGGCGCTGTATCGCAAGGCCGAAATCCTGATCCTCGACGAGCCAAGCGCCGTGCTCACCCCGCAGGAGACCGAGGGCTTGTTCTCCATTATGGAGACGCTCAAGTCGCGCGGGGTCAGCATTATCTTTATCACCCACAAGCTGAAGGAAGTGCTGCGCATCTGCGACCGCATCATGGTGCTGCGCTTGGGCAAGGTGGCCGGCGAGGCCGACCCGAAACAATCCACGCAAGAGTCGCTGGCGTCGATGATGGTGGGCCGCGAGGTGCTGCTGCGCGTCGACAAGGCGCCAGCGGCGCCGGGCGATACCGTGCTGGAGATCAGCCACCTCAACGTACTCGACGACCGCAAACTACCCGCCGTGCGTGATGTCTCGCTGATGGTACGTTCAGGCGAGATCGTGGGCGTGGCCGGCGTGCAGGGCAACGGCCAGACCGAATTGGTCGAGGCGCTGACGGGGCTGCGCCCGGTGCTGGGAGGGCATATCGGCATCGCGGGAAAGGAAGTCACGCATGCGCCCCCGCGCAAAGTGACCGAGGCGGGCGTTGCGCATGTGCCGGAAGATCGCCAGAAGAACGGCATGGTGATGCCCTTCCCAATCAAGGACAACATGCGCTTGCAGCAGTACTATCAGGCGCCCTTCTCGATCGGCATCCTGAGCAACGAACGGGTGATCGCCGAACACGCCGACAAGCTCGTGAAGCAGTACGATGTCCGCACGCCCGGCATCGACACCAACATCGGGTCGCTTTCCGGTGGCAACCAGCAAAAGGTGATCATCGCGCGCGAACTGAGCCGCGACAGCAAGCTGCTCGTCGCCGCCCAGCCTACGCGCGGTCTCGACGTCGGCTCGATCGAATTCATCCATAAGCAAATTGTGCGCATGCGCGACGAGGGCGTCGCCGTGCTGCTGGTCAGCACCGAATTGGACGAGATTATGTCGCTCAGCGATCGTATCGCGGTCATGTACGCTGGACAGATTATCGACATCGTGGACGCGGCAACCGCCACGCGCGAGTCGATCGGCTTGCTGATGGCCGGCGTCCACAGTGAAGCCGAACTCAAACCGGAAGGGACGGCCTAG
- a CDS encoding FkbM family methyltransferase translates to MSYLGTMMFDAVCAMNRAVPFVRWHSLAARLLPPPPYADRLMRWQGQGRLVVNLANPRERELYVEGRYEPHVLSVLKQVTPAGGTVVDLGANLGVHTTALSLHVGERGRVFAVEANPYVVERLRQNVASSPHYANIEVIPVGVSDQPGTLPFYYPPDRAEWSKGRLATHAGEDDWLSVDVEVTTLDALMAARSHPHVDTIKCDVEGFDVAALRGAAETIARSRPAIVLEYVERLWRRAGFTLDDLREALPGYTFAYIPLWRHRTLIRPAPVAIRRVEDLPPAHRNRYELLARRGA, encoded by the coding sequence ATGTCGTATCTAGGGACGATGATGTTCGACGCGGTATGTGCGATGAATCGCGCGGTGCCGTTTGTGCGGTGGCACTCGCTTGCTGCACGCCTGCTGCCCCCGCCGCCGTACGCCGACCGCCTCATGCGCTGGCAGGGGCAGGGTAGGCTCGTCGTAAACCTCGCTAACCCGCGCGAACGAGAGCTGTATGTGGAGGGCCGCTACGAGCCGCATGTGCTGAGCGTGCTCAAGCAGGTCACGCCGGCGGGCGGGACGGTAGTCGACCTCGGCGCGAATCTCGGCGTCCACACGACCGCGCTCAGCCTACATGTTGGGGAACGCGGGCGCGTATTCGCCGTCGAAGCCAATCCCTATGTCGTCGAGCGCCTGCGGCAGAACGTCGCGTCGTCGCCGCATTATGCCAACATCGAAGTCATTCCGGTTGGCGTGTCCGATCAGCCCGGTACGCTGCCGTTCTACTACCCGCCCGACCGAGCCGAATGGTCGAAAGGCAGATTGGCAACCCACGCGGGCGAAGACGATTGGCTGTCGGTCGATGTCGAGGTGACGACGCTCGACGCGCTGATGGCGGCGCGCAGCCACCCGCATGTCGACACGATCAAGTGCGACGTCGAGGGATTCGACGTGGCCGCGCTGCGCGGCGCAGCAGAGACGATCGCCCGGTCGCGGCCAGCGATCGTGCTGGAGTACGTCGAACGGTTGTGGCGGCGCGCTGGCTTCACGCTGGACGACCTGCGCGAGGCGCTGCCGGGGTACACGTTCGCATACATTCCGTTGTGGCGCCATCGCACACTGATCCGGCCCGCGCCGGTTGCGATCCGCCGTGTCGAAGATCTTCCGCCTGCGCATCGTAATCGCTACGAGCTGCTCGCGCGTCGGGGGGCATGA
- a CDS encoding glycosyltransferase, with product MRLIYLTGARLPNPMAHGVQITQNCEAFAAAGHDVRLWYARHGSPAGKDALYTFYGVPKAFKVRKVPCLNLHPWADSRLPAPFVAFAFNIMLATFGIAAAIGARFARPDVIYGRDPLTLWLVSLLYPRAKMVWEAHSLKTSGRGRWIQRQTLKRAFLTVAITPPLRDDLHALEPAANVLVAHDGIRRTRFESLPSRDDARAATKWPREPFVVGYMGRLTTYGMSKGVDLIIAAIGLLPPDLRARAALGLVGGPDDVAEQYRQAWAQAGLDPARFLYAGQVSPDDVPRWISAFDACVLPLPKQSHFVYYTSPLKLFEYMASRRPLIASDLPSWADVLTDGRNALLFEPESASALSAALIHVMTDATLRTRLADNAHRDVFAHHTWDKRAERILGRLA from the coding sequence ATGCGATTGATCTACTTGACCGGCGCGCGCCTGCCTAATCCGATGGCACACGGCGTACAGATCACACAGAACTGCGAGGCGTTCGCCGCCGCCGGGCATGACGTGCGGCTCTGGTATGCGCGGCACGGATCGCCCGCCGGAAAAGACGCGCTGTACACATTCTACGGCGTCCCGAAGGCGTTCAAAGTGCGCAAGGTGCCCTGCCTGAATCTGCATCCGTGGGCCGATTCGCGCCTGCCTGCGCCGTTTGTCGCCTTCGCGTTCAACATCATGCTCGCCACGTTCGGCATCGCGGCGGCGATTGGTGCGCGGTTTGCCCGGCCCGACGTGATCTACGGGCGCGACCCGCTAACGCTGTGGCTCGTCAGCCTGCTGTATCCGCGCGCCAAAATGGTTTGGGAGGCGCACAGCCTCAAGACCTCCGGGCGCGGCCGCTGGATCCAGCGCCAGACGCTCAAACGCGCGTTCCTCACCGTGGCGATCACCCCGCCGCTGCGCGACGATCTGCACGCGCTCGAACCGGCCGCGAACGTCCTCGTCGCGCATGACGGGATTCGCCGTACACGGTTTGAATCGCTCCCCAGCCGCGATGACGCGCGCGCCGCCACCAAGTGGCCGCGCGAGCCGTTCGTCGTCGGCTACATGGGCCGCCTGACGACCTACGGCATGAGCAAAGGCGTCGACCTGATCATCGCGGCCATTGGCCTGCTTCCGCCCGACCTGCGTGCGCGCGCGGCGTTGGGGCTGGTCGGTGGGCCGGACGATGTGGCCGAGCAGTACCGGCAGGCGTGGGCACAGGCGGGCCTCGACCCGGCGCGGTTCCTGTACGCCGGTCAGGTGTCGCCGGACGACGTGCCGCGCTGGATCTCGGCCTTCGACGCATGCGTGCTGCCGCTGCCCAAGCAGTCGCATTTCGTGTACTACACGTCCCCGCTCAAGCTGTTCGAGTACATGGCGTCGCGCCGTCCGCTAATCGCCTCCGACCTGCCGTCCTGGGCGGATGTGCTCACCGATGGGCGCAATGCTCTGCTGTTCGAGCCTGAGTCGGCATCGGCATTGAGCGCCGCGCTCATCCACGTGATGACCGATGCGACGCTGCGCACGCGCCTTGCCGACAACGCGCACCGCGACGTGTTCGCGCATCACACGTGGGACAAGCGCGCCGAACGGATTCTAGGCCGCTTAGCGTAG
- a CDS encoding antibiotic biosynthesis monooxygenase yields the protein MILEHAILNIKPGQSKAFEAAFKQASVIISGAPGYFGHELHKCVETPDRYLLLAWWDTLESHTIGFRESREYQEWKAILHPFYDPFPTVEHYDEVE from the coding sequence GTGATCCTCGAACACGCGATCCTGAACATCAAACCGGGGCAATCGAAGGCGTTCGAGGCGGCCTTCAAGCAGGCCTCAGTGATCATCAGCGGCGCGCCGGGTTATTTCGGCCACGAGCTGCACAAGTGCGTCGAGACGCCGGATCGCTATCTGCTGCTGGCGTGGTGGGACACGCTCGAGTCGCACACCATCGGCTTTCGCGAGTCGCGCGAGTATCAGGAATGGAAGGCCATTCTTCACCCCTTCTACGACCCGTTCCCGACCGTCGAACACTACGACGAGGTGGAGTAA
- a CDS encoding carbohydrate-binding domain-containing protein codes for MTRKSILPIAILLVVLSALALGSASAQSTLDVNPTIDTTLTLDGTSITVDGSGVAVSGSTAVIDAAGTYRLTGTLSDGQIVVDTDDDGLVTLVLDGVTLNSSTSAPIYVKEADSAAILLVDGTQNVVTDAFAYIYETAEDNEPNAAVFSDDPLTIYGSGTLTVTGNYGDGIASKDTLTIYDAIVAVTAADDGIRGKDSVLVAGAQITVNAQGDGVKSDNEEDALLGTITIESGEFDIVAGGDAFQAQTVLTIADGTFSLTVHGGSRANISADASAKGLKADVSVVVNGGSFTINTADDAVHSNGSITINGGTLNLATGDDAIHAETEVLINGGTIQITESYEGLEGTTVTINGGDIHIVSSDDGINVGVDGMGGGRGAFVSTASGAMVAINGGYTAVYAEGDGIDANGSIVMTNGTLIINGPTGNMNGSLDYDGSFQLTGGTLLAVGSAGMMQAPDTSSTQYTLVVGFNNALQAGTLINIQNSAGQSVLTFAPAKTYQSIVYSAPSLVAGETYTINQGGSASGTATDGLYDAASYSAGSPYTTLTLSSVISQAGVMGGFGGRRGRP; via the coding sequence GTGACACGCAAGTCCATCCTACCCATCGCAATTCTGCTCGTCGTCTTGAGCGCGCTGGCCCTCGGCAGCGCGAGCGCGCAGTCGACGCTTGACGTCAATCCCACCATCGACACCACCCTCACGCTCGACGGCACGTCGATCACCGTCGACGGCAGCGGCGTAGCCGTCAGTGGCAGCACCGCCGTAATCGACGCCGCCGGCACCTATCGGTTGACCGGCACGCTCAGCGACGGTCAGATCGTCGTCGACACCGACGACGACGGTTTAGTAACGCTCGTTCTCGACGGTGTCACCCTCAACAGCTCCACCAGCGCCCCGATCTACGTTAAAGAGGCGGACAGCGCGGCGATCCTGCTGGTGGACGGCACGCAGAACGTCGTGACCGACGCGTTCGCGTACATCTATGAGACCGCCGAGGACAACGAGCCGAACGCGGCTGTCTTCAGCGACGATCCGCTGACGATCTACGGTTCCGGCACGCTGACCGTCACCGGCAACTACGGCGACGGCATCGCCAGCAAGGACACGCTGACGATCTACGACGCGATTGTTGCGGTCACTGCCGCCGATGACGGTATTCGCGGCAAGGACTCGGTGCTGGTGGCCGGCGCGCAGATCACCGTCAACGCGCAGGGCGACGGCGTGAAATCGGACAATGAAGAGGACGCCTTGCTGGGGACGATCACGATCGAAAGCGGCGAGTTCGACATCGTGGCAGGCGGCGACGCCTTCCAAGCGCAGACGGTCCTGACCATCGCAGACGGCACGTTCTCGCTCACGGTACACGGCGGCAGCCGTGCCAACATCAGCGCAGACGCATCGGCTAAGGGTCTGAAGGCAGACGTGAGCGTCGTTGTCAACGGCGGCAGCTTCACGATCAACACCGCCGATGATGCGGTGCACTCCAACGGCAGCATCACCATCAACGGCGGCACGCTGAACCTCGCCACCGGCGATGACGCCATCCATGCCGAGACCGAGGTCCTGATCAACGGCGGCACGATCCAGATCACCGAGTCGTATGAGGGTCTCGAAGGCACGACCGTCACGATCAACGGCGGCGACATTCACATCGTCTCCAGCGACGATGGCATCAATGTCGGTGTCGACGGCATGGGTGGCGGACGCGGTGCCTTCGTCTCGACGGCCAGCGGCGCGATGGTCGCCATCAACGGTGGCTATACTGCGGTCTACGCCGAAGGTGACGGCATCGACGCCAACGGCTCGATCGTGATGACCAACGGCACGCTGATCATCAACGGTCCGACCGGCAACATGAACGGTTCGCTCGACTACGACGGCTCGTTCCAACTGACCGGCGGCACCCTGCTCGCCGTCGGCAGCGCGGGGATGATGCAAGCGCCGGACACGTCCTCGACGCAGTACACGCTGGTGGTCGGCTTCAACAATGCCCTGCAGGCCGGCACGCTGATCAACATTCAGAACAGCGCGGGTCAATCAGTGCTGACGTTCGCGCCAGCCAAGACCTACCAGTCGATCGTTTACTCGGCCCCGTCGCTGGTCGCCGGCGAGACATATACGATCAATCAAGGTGGCAGCGCGTCCGGCACGGCGACCGACGGGCTGTACGATGCGGCAAGCTACAGCGCTGGCTCGCCGTACACGACCCTGACGCTGTCGAGCGTCATCTCGCAGGCCGGCGTCATGGGCGGCTTCGGCGGGCGGCGCGGGCGTCCGTAA
- a CDS encoding NAD(P)-binding domain-containing protein, with protein sequence MAGHVETVVIGAGQSGLAVSYCLTQRNRTHVVLEKHRIGEAWRSGKWESFTLVTPNFTLNLPGFPYQGDDPDGFLTRAEVVRYLEDYVSQFAPPVQTGITVTAVRPIADGFTVETDMGEYTASNVVVATGAFQKPRLPMFAVRIDPDILQLHSSQYRNPDLLPPGAVLIVGSGQSGCQIAYELRQAGRKVYLSTGKAGRAPRIYRGREIFHWLTEMGFFDRTTAQLQSEAERFAPNPQLTGRDGGKSLNLHEFARDGVTLLGRLVDGSQTSLTFAPDLATNLTAMDRMETEITKAIDGYIERAGIQAPPPQLPHLRDGYDTEILTQLDTAEAGITAIVWACGYAFDYGWIHAPVLDERGYPIHHRGVTRVPGLYFVGLQWLHKTQSSLFLGVAEDAEFISEHIAGRGM encoded by the coding sequence ATGGCAGGGCATGTGGAGACGGTCGTCATCGGGGCAGGACAATCGGGTCTCGCGGTGAGCTACTGCCTGACGCAGCGGAACCGCACACACGTTGTCCTCGAAAAGCATCGCATCGGCGAAGCGTGGCGCAGCGGCAAGTGGGAGTCGTTCACGCTCGTTACCCCGAACTTCACCTTGAATCTGCCCGGATTTCCGTATCAGGGCGACGATCCCGACGGATTCCTGACCCGTGCCGAGGTCGTGCGCTATCTCGAAGACTACGTGAGCCAGTTCGCGCCACCGGTGCAGACCGGGATTACCGTCACGGCGGTGCGCCCGATTGCCGACGGGTTTACAGTCGAAACGGACATGGGCGAATACACCGCGTCGAACGTGGTCGTTGCGACCGGCGCATTTCAGAAGCCACGACTGCCAATGTTTGCCGTGCGCATCGATCCGGATATCCTGCAACTCCATTCCAGCCAGTATCGGAACCCCGATCTGCTGCCGCCGGGGGCCGTGCTGATTGTCGGCAGCGGGCAGTCCGGCTGTCAGATCGCCTACGAACTGCGTCAGGCGGGCCGCAAAGTGTATCTGTCCACGGGCAAGGCTGGCCGCGCACCCCGCATCTACCGCGGCCGGGAAATCTTCCACTGGCTCACCGAAATGGGCTTCTTCGACCGCACGACCGCGCAGCTTCAATCGGAAGCCGAGCGTTTCGCCCCGAACCCGCAGTTGACCGGGCGCGACGGCGGGAAGTCGCTCAACCTGCACGAGTTTGCGCGTGATGGCGTGACGCTGTTGGGGCGGCTGGTCGACGGCAGCCAGACGTCGCTGACGTTCGCGCCTGACCTCGCCACGAACCTCACTGCAATGGATCGGATGGAAACCGAGATCACCAAGGCGATCGATGGATATATCGAACGCGCTGGCATACAGGCCCCGCCGCCGCAGCTTCCGCACCTGCGGGACGGCTACGACACCGAGATCCTCACGCAGCTTGATACAGCCGAGGCGGGGATTACGGCGATTGTTTGGGCCTGCGGGTATGCGTTCGACTATGGGTGGATTCATGCTCCGGTGCTGGACGAACGCGGTTATCCGATACACCACCGCGGCGTGACTCGTGTTCCCGGGCTGTACTTTGTCGGCCTGCAATGGCTCCACAAGACCCAGTCCAGTCTGTTCCTGGGAGTCGCCGAAGACGCCGAGTTCATCTCGGAGCACATCGCGGGCCGCGGCATGTAA
- a CDS encoding ABC transporter permease, with product MVEERAGFRITRQFVVGIVFLLVGIFMLLRVPGDIASTATTLLVFGDGIPDITMPAQTFGIVAAVIFVIGGAVGVLPIGTKRQTNIALIVCGIMIVPTALILAAVGRNANVTQMLESSFRLATPITLAALAGLWCERAGVTNIAGEGMMLMGACLGFIASLMFGQVMPFQTALACGVVVSIFAGFLMASLHGWLSITFMTDQIVSGTVINILAVGVTSFLRREILLSTETARETLRIIQIPGLSDIPILGAIFFTGKPVYLLMFILVIVTHVVMYNTRWGLRTRAVGENPHAADTLGINVIRTRYINVMIGGMMAGLGGAWFSIETVGLFEDQMTGGLGFIGLAAMIFGKWTPFGALSGALLFGFSQALNSRFQIFSVPIPAQFIQMTPYLVTMIVLAGLVGRAVAPKADGIPYKKE from the coding sequence ATGGTCGAGGAACGGGCTGGCTTCCGGATCACCCGGCAGTTCGTCGTCGGCATCGTGTTCCTGCTGGTCGGCATCTTCATGCTGCTGCGCGTACCGGGCGACATCGCCTCCACCGCGACGACACTTCTCGTTTTTGGCGACGGAATCCCCGATATCACCATGCCAGCGCAGACGTTCGGCATCGTGGCCGCGGTGATCTTCGTCATCGGCGGCGCGGTCGGCGTGCTGCCCATCGGGACCAAACGGCAGACCAACATCGCGCTGATCGTCTGCGGCATCATGATCGTGCCGACGGCGCTGATCCTCGCAGCGGTGGGACGCAACGCCAACGTAACGCAGATGCTCGAGTCGAGCTTCCGCCTCGCCACGCCGATCACGCTGGCCGCCTTGGCTGGCTTGTGGTGCGAGCGTGCGGGCGTCACCAACATCGCCGGCGAAGGCATGATGTTGATGGGCGCGTGCCTCGGCTTCATCGCGTCGCTTATGTTCGGGCAGGTGATGCCGTTCCAGACCGCACTGGCCTGCGGCGTGGTCGTGTCGATCTTCGCCGGTTTCCTGATGGCCTCGCTGCACGGTTGGCTGTCGATCACGTTCATGACCGATCAGATTGTCAGCGGGACGGTGATCAACATCCTCGCCGTCGGCGTGACGAGCTTCCTACGCCGTGAAATCTTGCTGTCGACCGAGACGGCGCGCGAAACCCTGCGCATCATCCAGATCCCCGGCCTGTCGGATATCCCGATCCTCGGCGCGATCTTCTTCACCGGCAAACCGGTCTACCTGCTGATGTTCATCCTCGTGATCGTCACGCACGTGGTGATGTACAACACGCGCTGGGGCCTGCGCACGCGCGCCGTCGGCGAGAACCCGCACGCGGCCGATACGCTGGGCATCAATGTCATCCGTACACGCTACATCAACGTGATGATCGGCGGCATGATGGCCGGCTTGGGCGGGGCGTGGTTCTCGATCGAGACGGTCGGCCTGTTCGAAGACCAGATGACCGGCGGCCTTGGCTTCATCGGGTTGGCGGCGATGATCTTCGGCAAGTGGACGCCGTTCGGGGCGCTCAGCGGGGCGCTGCTGTTCGGCTTCTCGCAGGCGCTCAACAGCCGCTTCCAGATTTTCAGCGTGCCGATCCCGGCGCAATTCATCCAGATGACCCCGTACCTCGTCACGATGATCGTGCTGGCCGGGCTGGTCGGGCGCGCCGTGGCCCCCAAGGCCGACGGCATTCCGTACAAGAAAGAGTGA
- a CDS encoding ABC transporter permease, translating to MAEGTMQRPGGSALSSIGYSWRRISPRFVPVLAVLSAMILTIPFMMITGGRGDIGRGLNIALTAYAAFIEGATGVAVNNLVTAADVASVTTFTENDSLTNRDLRLLARSVTRLSELGAETVARFAAVIDAYADNLDAAALDALGQRIEGIQEVGPDTLRAMQPLTDGLVALGSSGAASIFRSYGVLDTLTDEDVAAIVEQVPVAADYSMGDLLAYLSITNQRGSAVTISRMLEQLDVLDQLGIDPMGDEADSIAAISELAEGSRTGSDYVNDLRGIDDRLLASGIVDENELSRQLSLVNAMYERGILTNPDVYTALTTELEPYLAANTVVYRPGNQPLLVHEGHTESAGIIWSTQNTPETEDDKPDTVYLRVGGSAFLFFPYQLERTIVRAIPFIIAGLAVALGFKAGLFNIGAEGQLYLGGLVAVFVGYSPVFDFLPGFTRMIAVLAAGILGGALWGSIPGLLKAFAGAHEVINTIMMNYIALRLTDWLINSSDPYIMRDPGATNPSTPNVHPNSILPRLDDIASWWFVAVAVIFFALQVYRHREAIQRNLALAIRPALRALLILVAGLFLQWITVRDSLHLGIGVMILAVIVIDWLLVKTTTGFELRTVGTNPDAAKYAGMNVKWNIVLAMMLSGGLAGLAGAIEISSVQFNMKPAFFAGLGFDAIAVALLARSNPRNMIYAGLLWGSLVSAQGVIQIRTDISNDLVRIIQALIIMFIAADAIVRFLWRVPAASEEEKQSTGATFSKGWGG from the coding sequence ATGGCGGAAGGTACGATGCAGCGCCCCGGTGGGTCGGCCCTGAGTTCAATCGGATATTCCTGGCGGCGAATTTCGCCGCGTTTCGTGCCGGTTCTGGCCGTGCTCTCGGCCATGATTCTGACGATTCCGTTCATGATGATTACCGGCGGGCGCGGCGATATCGGGCGCGGCCTCAACATCGCGCTGACCGCCTACGCGGCGTTCATCGAAGGCGCAACCGGTGTCGCCGTGAACAACCTCGTCACGGCGGCCGACGTCGCTTCAGTGACGACGTTCACCGAGAACGATTCGCTCACCAATCGCGACCTGCGCCTATTGGCCCGCAGCGTGACACGCCTTTCCGAACTGGGGGCAGAGACCGTTGCGCGTTTCGCTGCAGTGATCGATGCCTATGCCGACAACCTCGACGCCGCCGCGCTTGATGCGCTTGGCCAGCGCATCGAGGGCATTCAAGAGGTTGGCCCGGATACCCTGCGCGCGATGCAGCCCCTCACCGACGGGTTGGTCGCGCTGGGCAGCAGCGGCGCCGCGTCGATCTTCCGCAGCTACGGCGTGCTCGACACGCTCACGGATGAGGATGTCGCCGCGATTGTCGAGCAGGTCCCGGTCGCCGCCGACTACAGCATGGGCGATCTATTGGCCTACCTGAGCATCACCAACCAGCGCGGCAGCGCCGTCACGATCAGCCGCATGTTGGAGCAACTGGACGTACTGGATCAGCTCGGCATCGACCCGATGGGCGACGAGGCCGATTCCATCGCGGCCATCAGCGAACTGGCGGAGGGATCGCGCACCGGGTCGGACTACGTCAACGATCTGCGCGGCATTGACGACCGCCTGCTCGCCAGCGGCATCGTGGACGAAAATGAACTGTCACGGCAGCTTTCGCTCGTGAACGCCATGTACGAACGCGGCATCCTGACCAATCCCGACGTCTACACGGCGCTGACCACCGAACTCGAGCCGTACTTGGCGGCTAACACGGTGGTCTATCGCCCCGGCAACCAACCGCTGCTGGTGCATGAGGGCCACACCGAATCGGCGGGCATTATCTGGTCGACGCAGAACACGCCGGAAACCGAGGACGATAAGCCCGACACGGTGTACCTGCGGGTGGGCGGCAGCGCGTTCCTGTTCTTCCCGTATCAACTCGAACGCACGATTGTCCGCGCGATCCCCTTCATCATCGCCGGTTTGGCCGTGGCGCTCGGCTTCAAGGCCGGATTGTTCAACATCGGCGCGGAAGGTCAGCTTTACCTCGGCGGGTTGGTGGCGGTCTTTGTCGGCTATTCGCCGGTGTTCGACTTCCTGCCCGGCTTCACGCGCATGATCGCCGTGCTCGCCGCAGGCATCCTCGGCGGCGCGTTATGGGGCTCGATACCCGGCCTCTTAAAAGCCTTCGCGGGCGCGCATGAAGTCATCAACACGATCATGATGAACTACATCGCGCTGCGCCTGACCGACTGGCTGATCAACAGCAGCGATCCGTACATCATGCGCGACCCGGGCGCGACCAACCCATCGACGCCGAACGTACACCCCAACTCCATCCTGCCGCGCTTGGACGATATCGCGTCGTGGTGGTTCGTCGCTGTCGCCGTCATCTTCTTCGCGCTGCAAGTCTACCGCCACCGCGAGGCCATCCAACGCAACCTTGCGCTGGCGATCCGGCCCGCCTTGCGCGCCTTGCTGATCCTCGTTGCTGGCCTATTCTTGCAGTGGATCACCGTGCGCGACTCGCTGCATCTCGGCATCGGCGTGATGATCCTCGCGGTCATCGTCATCGACTGGCTGTTGGTCAAGACGACCACCGGCTTCGAACTGCGGACGGTCGGCACCAACCCGGACGCGGCCAAGTACGCCGGCATGAACGTCAAGTGGAACATCGTGCTGGCGATGATGCTCAGCGGCGGGTTGGCCGGTTTGGCAGGCGCGATCGAGATTTCGAGCGTGCAGTTCAATATGAAGCCCGCGTTCTTCGCCGGCCTCGGTTTCGACGCCATCGCGGTTGCGCTGTTGGCGCGCTCGAACCCGCGCAACATGATCTATGCCGGCTTGTTGTGGGGCAGCTTGGTGTCGGCCCAAGGCGTGATTCAGATTCGTACCGACATCTCCAACGACCTCGTGCGGATCATTCAGGCCCTGATCATCATGTTCATCGCCGCGGATGCCATCGTCCGCTTCTTGTGGCGCGTGCCGGCGGCCAGCGAGGAAGAAAAACAGAGCACCGGCGCGACCTTCAGTAAAGGGTGGGGAGGCTAA